The following nucleotide sequence is from Campylobacter coli 76339.
TGCTTTGCGAAGTAGGAATCAGTATAAAAGATGCTTTAAATGAGCTTAATAAAATATATTCTCACAAAATGATTGCTAAGCTTTGTGATAATTTAAATTTAGGACAAAATTTAAGCCTTGCCTTTGAAAATGCAAATTTTGGGCTTACTCATGCGGAATTAGCTCTTATTAAAACTTCCCAAAACACAGGAAAATTAAGTGAAATCTTTATGCAAATTTCAAGATTAAGGCAAAATAATGTAGAAAATGAACAAAGAGTCAAAAAAGCTTTAAGATATCCTTTGATTGTTTTTTTAAGCGTATGCGCAGCTTTTGTTTTGTTAATGCTTTTTGTTGTACCTAATTTTAAAAATTTGTTTGAGGATTTAAATCTAACCCTACCTTTTATAACTGAGCTTATAATTTATATTTATAATTTTTTAGACAAATATATTGTGCTTGTGCTTTGTTTAATTACAGTTGTTTTATTTCTTGCTTTATTTTTATATAGAAAATATTATTTCTTTTCATATTTTTGCGATAGCTTACTTTTAAAAATTCCTTTATTGTCTAAATTTATCATTTATCAGCAAAATTATTCTTTTTTTATGATTTTTTCCTTACTTTTAAAAAGCGGAATTTCTCTTTTAGATGCTTTTAACTTAGCCACTTTGGCTTTAAATAATAAAAAGATATTATTATATTATCAAGAAATTAAAACATTTATGGATTCTGGCCTTGAAATAAGTTATGCTTTTAAAAAAGTAGATCTTTTTGATCCTTTAGTTTTTTCTATGTTGAGTATAGCTATGAAGAGTTCTAAGCTTGAGCTTTTAAGTGAGGAGATTGCAAAGTATTATAAAAACAAAAGTGAAAATTTAATGGATAAGTTTTTAAGCTTTTTAGAGCCTATAA
It contains:
- a CDS encoding Type II secretion system protein, with amino-acid sequence MKLYELEFLKDKAKQKKHLRARNLNEAQAKAIAKKWEILNIKEMQKAGFKRLDNEKFILFFQELSLLCEVGISIKDALNELNKIYSHKMIAKLCDNLNLGQNLSLAFENANFGLTHAELALIKTSQNTGKLSEIFMQISRLRQNNVENEQRVKKALRYPLIVFLSVCAAFVLLMLFVVPNFKNLFEDLNLTLPFITELIIYIYNFLDKYIVLVLCLITVVLFLALFLYRKYYFFSYFCDSLLLKIPLLSKFIIYQQNYSFFMIFSLLLKSGISLLDAFNLATLALNNKKILLYYQEIKTFMDSGLEISYAFKKVDLFDPLVFSMLSIAMKSSKLELLSEEIAKYYKNKSENLMDKFLSFLEPIMTLWVAILVLFLALGIFLPIWELSSGVNF